A single Natrinema pellirubrum DSM 15624 DNA region contains:
- a CDS encoding DUF7511 domain-containing protein has product MTDADVHRTDSEEPPVELEHVTIENDDAPNECAIFPRHASGSVLTTTWITAHGEGFVDLEAMR; this is encoded by the coding sequence ATGACCGACGCCGATGTCCACCGCACTGACAGCGAGGAACCGCCAGTCGAACTCGAACACGTCACCATCGAAAACGATGATGCACCCAACGAGTGTGCCATCTTCCCGCGCCACGCCAGCGGGAGCGTGTTGACGACGACCTGGATCACCGCCCACGGAGAGGGGTTCGTCGACCTCGAGGCGATGCGCTGA
- a CDS encoding ribbon-helix-helix protein, CopG family: MQSDSEGLEVDAPDRLLERADVLATALGTSRSELLVAALRDYVENAREGPLEGEVAAAYYDDEVTFEELTALVGKRRAADFRLLKRQLEEASVDGSPEQ; encoded by the coding sequence GTGCAATCCGACAGCGAGGGACTCGAGGTCGACGCGCCCGATCGGCTCCTCGAGCGGGCGGATGTTCTGGCGACCGCACTCGGGACGAGCCGGTCCGAACTGCTCGTCGCCGCGCTGCGGGACTACGTCGAGAACGCGCGGGAGGGACCGCTCGAGGGGGAGGTCGCCGCCGCCTACTACGACGACGAGGTCACGTTCGAGGAACTGACCGCTCTGGTCGGAAAGCGGCGCGCGGCGGACTTTCGGCTCCTCAAGCGGCAACTGGAGGAGGCGTCCGTCGACGGATCTCCGGAACAGTAG
- the trmY gene encoding tRNA (pseudouridine(54)-N(1))-methyltransferase TrmY, translating to MRQFVLLGHDIPTEPDFSLDDLAGGAGRLDALCRSITAAFVTSHGIREAVRVHLIAQDELTITFDGRELQRLNPDERSTAALVRNALEHREDAIGALPAEPSPGVELYRRGFEGTLEEIADDGPVIQLHEEGDAVVDLDPTTLADGVFVLSDHRDFTADEAALLEAHAAQRLRLGPKLLHADQAITVAHHYLDTGGYERF from the coding sequence ATGCGCCAGTTCGTGTTGCTCGGTCACGACATCCCAACCGAGCCCGATTTCTCGCTGGACGACCTCGCGGGCGGGGCCGGTCGCCTCGACGCGCTCTGTCGGTCGATCACCGCCGCGTTCGTTACCTCCCACGGCATCCGGGAGGCCGTCCGCGTCCACCTGATCGCACAGGACGAACTCACCATTACCTTCGACGGACGCGAGCTACAGCGGCTCAATCCCGACGAGCGCAGCACCGCCGCGCTGGTCCGCAACGCCCTCGAGCATCGCGAGGACGCCATCGGGGCCCTCCCGGCCGAGCCCAGCCCCGGGGTCGAGCTGTACCGGCGCGGGTTCGAGGGGACCCTCGAGGAAATCGCCGACGACGGCCCGGTGATCCAGCTCCACGAGGAGGGCGACGCCGTCGTCGACCTCGACCCCACGACGCTCGCCGATGGGGTCTTCGTGCTGTCGGACCATCGGGATTTCACCGCCGACGAAGCGGCGCTGCTCGAGGCGCACGCGGCGCAGCGGCTTCGGCTGGGGCCGAAACTCCTGCATGCCGATCAGGCGATCACCGTCGCGCACCACTATCTGGACACCGGCGGCTACGAGCGGTTCTGA
- a CDS encoding acetolactate synthase large subunit — MATTADLLVDCLEAEGVDRVFGVPGEEIEDLLFSLRASSIRFIPTRHEQGAAFMADVHGRLTGAAGVCLSTLGPGATNMMTGVADAQLDKSPVVAITGQGGRERLHKESHQALDVVDVFEPIVEWNTQIGEPEIAPESVRKAFKLAEYEKPGATHLEFPEDVAAAEIDAEPIDRRDPVRRPDPDDKSAERAAALIADAERPILLAGNGAVRTRASEQVRAVVDRVGLPVVETYMGKGAISDREPASLMTLDSGPDEEAARAIERADCVVAVGYDIAEHDPQGWNPDLEKTIIHVDYEPAEVYRHYNPDVEIVADVGAALSAIADHLSAAACSLWCDDLHDRLLEGVTEPPTDDDPVTVRNALPLLREAMADSGVLVSDVGSHKMAIAQSFPTYEPNTCVISNGLASMGIAVPGALAADLAVDANVVAGTGDGGFLMNAAELETATRLDCGFTTVVFDDEDYGLISEKQEAHRADHTGTELTTPNLVTFAESFGIEAYRPDGWDELEAAFAGAVPSDELAVIQVRLE; from the coding sequence ATGGCTACCACTGCGGACCTGCTGGTCGACTGTCTCGAGGCGGAGGGCGTCGACCGGGTCTTCGGCGTGCCGGGCGAGGAGATCGAGGACCTGCTGTTCTCGCTGCGGGCGTCGTCGATCCGCTTTATTCCGACGCGTCACGAACAGGGAGCGGCGTTCATGGCGGACGTCCACGGCCGGCTGACCGGCGCGGCCGGCGTCTGTCTGTCGACGCTCGGCCCCGGTGCGACGAACATGATGACCGGCGTCGCCGACGCCCAACTGGACAAGAGCCCCGTCGTCGCGATCACGGGTCAGGGCGGCCGCGAGCGGCTCCACAAGGAGAGCCACCAGGCGCTCGACGTTGTCGACGTCTTCGAGCCGATCGTCGAGTGGAACACTCAGATCGGCGAACCCGAGATCGCCCCCGAGTCGGTGCGCAAGGCGTTCAAACTCGCCGAGTACGAGAAGCCGGGTGCGACCCACCTCGAGTTCCCCGAAGACGTCGCGGCGGCCGAGATCGACGCGGAGCCGATCGACCGTCGCGATCCGGTCCGGCGGCCGGATCCCGACGACAAATCGGCCGAACGCGCGGCGGCGTTGATCGCCGACGCCGAGCGACCGATCCTGCTGGCGGGCAACGGCGCGGTCCGGACCCGCGCATCCGAGCAGGTCCGGGCGGTCGTCGACCGCGTCGGGCTCCCCGTCGTCGAGACCTACATGGGAAAGGGGGCGATCTCCGACCGCGAGCCGGCGTCGCTGATGACGCTCGATTCGGGACCGGACGAGGAGGCCGCGCGGGCGATCGAGCGGGCCGACTGCGTCGTCGCCGTCGGCTACGACATCGCCGAACACGATCCACAGGGGTGGAACCCGGACCTCGAGAAGACCATTATCCACGTCGACTACGAGCCCGCGGAGGTCTACCGCCACTACAACCCCGACGTCGAGATCGTCGCCGACGTCGGTGCGGCGCTGTCGGCCATCGCCGATCACCTCTCCGCGGCGGCCTGTTCGCTGTGGTGTGACGACCTCCACGACCGGCTGCTCGAGGGCGTGACGGAGCCGCCGACCGACGACGACCCGGTGACGGTACGAAACGCCCTCCCGCTCCTGCGCGAGGCGATGGCCGATTCCGGCGTACTAGTCTCGGACGTTGGCAGTCACAAGATGGCCATCGCCCAGTCGTTCCCGACCTACGAGCCGAACACCTGCGTGATCTCGAACGGGCTGGCGAGCATGGGGATCGCTGTCCCGGGCGCGCTGGCGGCGGATCTGGCCGTCGACGCGAACGTCGTGGCGGGCACCGGCGACGGCGGGTTCCTGATGAACGCGGCCGAACTCGAGACCGCGACCAGACTGGACTGTGGCTTTACCACCGTCGTCTTCGACGACGAGGATTACGGGCTCATTTCGGAGAAACAGGAGGCCCATCGGGCCGACCACACCGGCACCGAACTGACGACGCCGAACCTGGTGACCTTCGCCGAGAGCTTCGGGATCGAGGCCTACCGCCCCGACGGGTGGGACGAACTCGAGGCGGCGTTCGCCGGAGCCGTCCCGTCGGACGAACTGGCGGTGATCCAGGTCCGACTCGAGTGA
- a CDS encoding PPOX class F420-dependent oxidoreductase, whose product MVSIPEGFHDLFEKATFAHVATLTDEGLPHVTPVWIDYDTADDRLLINTERGRQKERNVRNNPGVGVSMTDPEDPYRFLSVIGEVEEVTTDGARAHIDELARRYQDVDEYQPTIETERVMLRIRPDRVL is encoded by the coding sequence ATGGTCTCGATCCCCGAGGGGTTCCACGACCTGTTCGAGAAGGCAACGTTCGCTCACGTCGCGACGCTGACCGACGAGGGGCTGCCCCACGTCACGCCGGTCTGGATCGACTACGATACGGCCGACGACCGGCTGCTGATCAACACCGAGCGGGGGCGACAGAAGGAGCGAAACGTCCGGAACAACCCCGGCGTCGGCGTCAGCATGACCGACCCCGAGGATCCCTACCGGTTCCTCTCGGTGATCGGTGAGGTCGAGGAGGTCACGACCGACGGCGCTCGAGCCCACATCGACGAACTGGCCCGGCGCTATCAGGACGTCGACGAGTACCAGCCGACGATCGAAACCGAGCGCGTGATGCTGCGAATTCGGCCGGATCGGGTCCTGTAG
- a CDS encoding PadR family transcriptional regulator yields the protein MDQLTGFQRDLLYVIAGKDRPSGQAILDDINDYIEQPVTHGRLYPNLDTLVEKDLVEKGQLDRRTNYYALTPKGRRALQRRQEWVDQYVDV from the coding sequence ATGGACCAGCTAACTGGCTTCCAACGTGACCTGTTGTACGTGATCGCAGGGAAAGATCGGCCGTCCGGACAGGCCATTCTCGACGACATCAACGACTATATCGAGCAGCCGGTGACACACGGCCGGCTGTATCCGAACCTCGATACGCTCGTCGAGAAAGACCTCGTCGAAAAGGGGCAACTCGACCGCCGGACGAACTACTACGCGCTGACGCCCAAGGGCCGACGCGCGCTCCAGCGCCGTCAGGAGTGGGTCGACCAGTACGTCGACGTATAA
- the rnhB gene encoding ribonuclease HII — MPFGVDEAGKGPALGSMFAAAVHCEAPDDLPDGIRDSKRLSPERREELAATLRDDDRIAIGVAEITPARIDDPETDMNSLAVAAHAEAIEGAFADRARDASADEQFSGLCDACDTDADRFARRVADACPLEAVSIDARHGADDESTLVGAASVVAKVERDAHVAALADEYGEIGSGYPGDSTTREFLADYVDEHGDLPPFARASWSTCEDVLAAAEQTGLEQF, encoded by the coding sequence ATGCCATTCGGCGTCGACGAGGCCGGCAAGGGCCCCGCGTTGGGATCGATGTTCGCCGCGGCCGTCCACTGCGAGGCGCCCGACGACCTCCCGGACGGGATCCGGGACTCGAAGCGGCTCTCGCCCGAGCGCCGCGAGGAACTGGCGGCCACACTACGAGACGACGACCGGATCGCGATCGGCGTCGCCGAGATCACGCCGGCGCGGATCGACGACCCCGAGACGGACATGAACTCGCTGGCGGTCGCGGCCCACGCCGAGGCGATCGAGGGCGCGTTCGCGGACCGCGCTCGCGACGCGAGCGCGGACGAGCAGTTCTCGGGACTCTGCGACGCCTGCGACACCGACGCCGACCGCTTCGCCCGGCGGGTCGCCGACGCCTGCCCGCTCGAGGCCGTCTCCATCGACGCGCGTCACGGAGCCGACGACGAGTCGACACTGGTCGGCGCGGCCAGCGTCGTCGCCAAGGTCGAACGCGACGCCCACGTCGCCGCGCTGGCCGACGAGTATGGCGAGATCGGCAGCGGCTACCCGGGCGATTCAACGACCCGCGAGTTCCTCGCGGACTACGTCGACGAACACGGCGACCTCCCGCCGTTCGCGCGGGCGTCGTGGTCGACCTGCGAGGACGTGCTAGCCGCGGCCGAACAGACCGGGCTCGAGCAGTTCTGA
- a CDS encoding HalOD1 output domain-containing protein has protein sequence MSRSDDELPITDGGASVRMQYEEPTAIVDTVVRGVEAVDEPPAPDRPLYDWIEPEAMVDLFAHAAAKGGDVRLEFAVGDCTVVVTSAGTVAVRDDPARICPTE, from the coding sequence ATGTCACGCTCGGACGACGAGTTACCGATCACGGACGGCGGTGCGTCGGTTCGAATGCAGTACGAAGAGCCGACGGCGATCGTCGACACCGTCGTACGGGGCGTCGAAGCCGTCGATGAACCGCCGGCTCCCGACCGGCCGCTCTACGACTGGATCGAGCCGGAGGCGATGGTCGATCTGTTCGCCCACGCCGCGGCGAAAGGCGGCGACGTGCGCCTCGAGTTCGCGGTCGGGGACTGTACGGTCGTCGTCACGAGCGCGGGGACGGTCGCGGTCCGCGACGATCCGGCCCGCATCTGCCCGACTGAGTGA
- a CDS encoding CPBP family intramembrane glutamic endopeptidase produces MPQWATFLGLAGVVLVLLLVLSHLTQSAFTDEADDATDGPATARSDASAGESPPSTDAFREPSSDDDGSRPPDAHGRGRPGSATHASSDGERPVERSATPPSATDAGTEPDGDTNTDSSDPAASALDADHPANRGVDPDSLSTGMVLANVAFSQGLFAVLLLGAAIYTAIPASALGVELSLPYLESGLLLGTVAGLGFYVANELVAAGATRFGFDHDEALRELLSPDSAAGWLVLLVGVLPIIAGFEELLFRAALIGVPAAGYGVSPWLLAVGSSIAFALGHGMQGSVGVVVTGLLGFGLAAVYIVTGSLLVVVVAHYFINAFEFIVHEGLGLEWAETLEG; encoded by the coding sequence ATGCCGCAGTGGGCGACGTTCCTCGGTCTCGCGGGCGTCGTCCTCGTCTTGCTGCTTGTTTTGTCCCACCTCACGCAGTCGGCGTTTACCGACGAAGCCGACGACGCCACTGACGGACCGGCTACAGCGAGAAGTGACGCATCGGCCGGCGAGTCGCCGCCGTCTACCGACGCCTTCCGCGAGCCGTCATCGGACGACGACGGGTCGCGGCCGCCCGACGCTCACGGCCGGGGCCGGCCCGGGTCGGCGACTCACGCCTCGAGCGACGGTGAGCGCCCGGTAGAGCGATCGGCGACGCCGCCGAGCGCCACCGATGCCGGTACCGAGCCCGATGGGGACACGAACACCGACTCGAGCGATCCGGCTGCGTCCGCTCTCGATGCGGACCACCCGGCGAATCGCGGCGTCGATCCGGACTCGCTCTCGACGGGGATGGTCCTCGCCAACGTCGCGTTCTCGCAGGGGCTGTTCGCGGTCCTCTTGCTCGGCGCGGCGATCTATACGGCGATCCCGGCGTCGGCCCTGGGCGTCGAGCTCTCCCTCCCATACCTCGAGTCCGGCCTGCTTTTGGGAACCGTCGCCGGGCTCGGATTCTACGTCGCGAACGAACTCGTCGCGGCGGGGGCGACCCGGTTCGGGTTCGATCACGACGAGGCGTTGCGGGAACTGCTCTCGCCGGACTCGGCGGCGGGCTGGCTCGTCCTGTTGGTCGGAGTGTTGCCGATCATCGCCGGCTTCGAGGAACTGCTCTTCCGGGCGGCGCTGATCGGCGTCCCGGCAGCCGGCTACGGCGTCTCGCCGTGGCTCCTCGCGGTCGGCTCCTCGATCGCCTTCGCCCTCGGGCACGGGATGCAGGGCTCGGTCGGCGTCGTCGTCACCGGCCTGCTCGGATTCGGCCTCGCGGCCGTCTATATCGTCACCGGCAGCCTGCTGGTCGTCGTCGTCGCTCACTACTTCATCAACGCCTTCGAGTTCATCGTCCACGAAGGGCTGGGTCTCGAGTGGGCCGAAACCCTCGAAGGCTAA
- a CDS encoding NUDIX hydrolase, producing the protein MPTDSLEWETRDRRVAYSCPGFDVVNESVRLPDGTETDFDYLSEPASVCVLPLTPDGDVVCIDEWRQAVSRVSHGLPVGGTEPEDDDLEAAARRELAEETGHEADELEPLVTVEPANGIADAVLHFFVARGCRPTAEQRLDHNESIRVRTRSLEALTDAVADGEVRDGRTVLALSYYRLFGTDRDSDEV; encoded by the coding sequence GTGCCAACCGATTCGCTCGAGTGGGAGACCCGCGATCGTCGCGTAGCCTACTCCTGTCCGGGGTTCGATGTCGTTAACGAGTCCGTTCGACTTCCCGACGGGACCGAAACCGACTTCGATTACCTCTCGGAGCCGGCCAGCGTCTGTGTGCTGCCGCTGACGCCCGACGGCGACGTCGTCTGTATCGACGAGTGGCGACAGGCCGTCTCCCGGGTCAGCCACGGCCTCCCCGTCGGCGGCACCGAGCCCGAGGACGACGACCTCGAGGCAGCAGCTCGTCGGGAACTCGCCGAGGAGACCGGCCACGAGGCCGACGAGCTGGAGCCGCTGGTGACCGTCGAACCGGCAAACGGGATCGCCGACGCCGTGTTGCATTTCTTCGTCGCTCGGGGCTGTCGGCCGACCGCCGAACAGCGCCTCGATCACAACGAGAGCATTCGCGTCCGAACCCGGTCGCTCGAGGCGCTGACCGATGCGGTGGCCGACGGCGAGGTCCGCGACGGCCGGACCGTCCTCGCGCTCTCGTACTACCGACTGTTCGGGACGGACCGCGACTCGGACGAGGTGTAG
- a CDS encoding S1C family serine protease → MNESRLDRRSFLAAASAGVAAVAGCAEPRADSSIEGDSSFNNRGNLADGSAFTDLYNEIIESVTQVRAFGVENPSTGERGRGQGSGFLYDEDHVVTNHHVVAGAEAADLQYVTGDWAGTTLVGSDYHSDLAVLEVDYAPDSATPLSLTDDRPVVGQQVAAVGNPYGLEGSMSAGIVSGVDRTLDVPRRQFSFPNVVQTDAAVNPGSSGGPLVNLDGKVVGVVNSGGGDNIGFAISAALTERVVPSLLADGSYDHSYMGIGLRSVDRLVAEANGLDEASGVLVTDVVDGSAADGVLEPATGTVERRGEAIPVGGDVIRAFDGTPIPDRHALSTYLALETSPGEALDVRFRRNGRTETAQLMLDARPEPPSA, encoded by the coding sequence ATGAACGAGTCCCGACTGGATCGCCGTTCCTTTCTCGCGGCCGCAAGTGCTGGGGTCGCTGCGGTCGCCGGCTGTGCCGAACCCCGAGCTGACAGTTCGATCGAGGGCGACTCCTCGTTCAACAACCGCGGGAACCTCGCCGACGGCTCGGCGTTTACCGACCTCTACAACGAGATCATCGAATCGGTGACACAGGTGCGTGCCTTCGGCGTCGAGAACCCATCGACGGGCGAACGGGGGCGAGGCCAGGGTTCGGGCTTTCTCTACGACGAGGACCACGTCGTCACCAACCACCACGTCGTCGCCGGTGCCGAGGCCGCGGACCTCCAGTACGTCACCGGCGACTGGGCCGGCACCACGCTCGTCGGCAGCGACTACCACAGCGACCTGGCCGTCCTCGAGGTCGATTACGCTCCCGACTCGGCGACGCCACTGTCGCTGACCGACGACCGACCGGTCGTCGGCCAGCAGGTGGCCGCGGTCGGCAACCCCTACGGCCTCGAGGGGTCGATGTCCGCGGGGATCGTCAGCGGCGTCGATCGGACGCTCGATGTCCCGCGGCGGCAGTTCTCCTTCCCGAACGTCGTCCAGACCGACGCCGCGGTCAACCCCGGCAGCAGCGGCGGCCCGCTCGTGAACCTCGACGGCAAGGTCGTCGGCGTCGTCAACTCCGGCGGCGGCGACAACATCGGCTTCGCCATCTCGGCCGCACTCACCGAGCGCGTGGTCCCGTCGCTGCTCGCCGACGGCTCCTACGACCACTCGTACATGGGGATCGGACTCAGGTCCGTCGACCGGCTCGTCGCCGAGGCGAACGGCCTCGACGAGGCCAGCGGCGTCCTCGTCACCGACGTCGTCGACGGTTCGGCGGCCGACGGCGTTCTCGAGCCGGCTACGGGAACCGTCGAGCGCCGCGGCGAGGCCATCCCCGTCGGCGGCGACGTCATCCGCGCGTTCGACGGGACGCCGATCCCCGACCGACACGCCCTCTCGACGTATCTCGCGCTCGAGACCAGTCCCGGCGAGGCCCTCGACGTGCGGTTCCGCCGGAACGGGCGAACCGAGACGGCGCAACTCATGCTCGACGCCAGGCCGGAGCCTCCCTCGGCGTAG
- a CDS encoding tRNA pseudouridine(54/55) synthase Pus10, which translates to MITEDARALLSTGAVCDSCLGRPFADRSFGLTNAERGRALRTTVALADDEDFEPTAPADCWVCEGYCGTFDAVAETIVEALEGTEFATYQVGSRIPPLVEENERLLREDAGLEPDVGESMKREINREVGRRVGATTETEVDFDRPDVLAVVDLAGFDPREALESGTVTSHAVDVQINPAFVYGRYRKLERDIPQTEWPCRECGGSGIQLGDDGEEPCDYCGGSGYMYDTSVEQVVRPHVVDAMDGDEGTFHGAGREDVDARMLEGGRPFVLEVKRPRVRDPDPAELEAEINDAAEGSVEVDGLRLATHEMVERVKEHDASKRYRADVEFAEPVDGDAFETALDELEGTTVDQYTPERVDHRRAGLTRERTVYDIDGDLRSPTEVEVRLHGEGGLYVKELISSDGGRTEPSLAGLLETDAEVTALDVTGVEGENEPFEREAYFLDEPRDGSETAAGDA; encoded by the coding sequence ATGATCACGGAAGACGCCCGCGCGCTGCTGTCGACAGGTGCCGTCTGCGATTCGTGTCTCGGACGGCCCTTCGCCGATCGCAGTTTCGGGCTGACCAACGCCGAACGCGGCCGGGCGCTGCGGACGACCGTCGCACTGGCCGACGACGAGGACTTCGAGCCGACCGCGCCCGCGGACTGCTGGGTCTGTGAGGGCTACTGCGGCACGTTCGACGCCGTCGCCGAGACGATCGTCGAGGCCCTCGAGGGAACCGAGTTCGCCACCTATCAGGTCGGCAGCCGCATCCCGCCGCTGGTCGAGGAGAACGAACGGCTGCTCCGGGAGGACGCCGGCCTCGAGCCCGACGTCGGCGAGTCGATGAAACGGGAGATCAACCGGGAGGTCGGCCGGCGGGTCGGCGCGACGACCGAGACCGAGGTCGACTTCGACCGGCCCGACGTACTCGCGGTCGTCGATCTCGCGGGGTTCGACCCGCGCGAGGCCCTCGAGTCGGGGACCGTCACGAGCCACGCGGTCGACGTCCAGATCAACCCCGCGTTCGTCTACGGCCGCTACCGCAAACTCGAGCGGGACATTCCCCAGACCGAGTGGCCCTGCCGGGAGTGTGGCGGCAGCGGCATTCAGTTGGGCGACGACGGCGAGGAGCCCTGTGACTACTGCGGCGGCTCGGGCTACATGTACGACACCAGCGTCGAACAGGTCGTCCGCCCTCACGTCGTCGACGCCATGGACGGCGACGAGGGCACCTTCCACGGCGCGGGCCGCGAGGACGTCGACGCCCGCATGCTCGAGGGCGGGCGGCCGTTCGTCCTCGAAGTGAAACGACCCCGGGTGCGAGACCCCGACCCGGCCGAACTCGAGGCCGAGATCAACGACGCGGCCGAGGGGTCCGTCGAGGTCGATGGCCTCCGGCTGGCGACCCACGAGATGGTCGAGCGCGTCAAGGAACACGACGCGAGCAAACGCTACCGCGCCGACGTCGAGTTCGCGGAACCGGTCGACGGGGACGCCTTCGAGACCGCACTCGACGAACTCGAGGGAACGACCGTCGATCAGTACACGCCGGAGCGGGTCGACCACCGCCGGGCGGGGCTGACCCGCGAGCGGACGGTCTATGACATCGACGGTGATCTGCGATCGCCCACCGAGGTCGAGGTCCGACTCCACGGCGAGGGCGGCCTCTACGTCAAGGAACTGATCAGCAGCGACGGCGGCCGGACCGAACCCAGCCTCGCGGGCCTGCTCGAGACCGACGCCGAAGTGACCGCGCTGGACGTGACCGGTGTCGAAGGAGAGAACGAGCCGTTCGAGCGCGAGGCGTACTTCCTGGACGAGCCGCGCGACGGCTCCGAAACGGCAGCCGGCGACGCCTGA
- a CDS encoding HVO_A0556 family zinc finger protein: protein MAKSESSQSGGSRRLLAILEGRPCPDCADGELERDSYKDKRAVVCDSCGTPRAQVWTG, encoded by the coding sequence ATGGCGAAATCAGAGTCGTCGCAGTCCGGCGGTAGTCGGCGGTTGCTCGCGATCCTCGAGGGGCGGCCCTGCCCGGACTGCGCCGACGGCGAACTCGAGCGGGACAGCTACAAGGACAAGCGAGCGGTCGTCTGCGACAGCTGTGGCACGCCGCGGGCGCAGGTCTGGACCGGCTAG
- a CDS encoding DUF7511 domain-containing protein, with amino-acid sequence MATTLAEITMDGATDGTDGGTGNEDATDDRAGPADAALFEAVVVRYESDCDRCTLVPRDGSTEAKLNAWLAADLETVVDLDDAR; translated from the coding sequence GTGGCGACGACGCTCGCCGAGATCACCATGGACGGCGCTACTGACGGGACCGACGGGGGCACTGGCAACGAGGACGCGACCGACGACCGAGCCGGACCCGCCGATGCGGCCCTGTTCGAGGCCGTCGTGGTCCGCTACGAGTCGGACTGCGATCGCTGTACGCTCGTGCCGCGCGACGGGTCGACCGAGGCGAAGCTCAACGCCTGGCTCGCGGCGGATCTCGAGACGGTCGTCGATCTCGACGACGCCCGGTGA
- a CDS encoding metal-dependent hydrolase translates to MWPWGHLAVAYLLYTAVVHRRFRRPPRALPAIALAVGSQTPDLIDKPLAWNVGILPGGRTLSHSIFTFAALVVVVLAVATRLRRRPLGVGFLAGYGSHLLADVPPAALGGDFSGATYLLWPVLEPPPEEPVAGILDAILSYYELGAFEWVQFGLFAVGAVVWYRDGMPGLGLVTAPLERWVTA, encoded by the coding sequence ATGTGGCCCTGGGGACACCTCGCCGTCGCCTACCTGCTGTACACCGCCGTCGTTCACCGCCGGTTCCGCCGCCCGCCGCGTGCCCTGCCGGCGATCGCCCTCGCCGTCGGCTCACAGACGCCGGACCTGATCGACAAGCCCCTCGCGTGGAACGTCGGAATCTTGCCCGGCGGGCGGACCCTCTCGCACTCGATTTTTACCTTCGCCGCGCTCGTGGTCGTGGTACTGGCCGTCGCGACACGACTGCGCCGTCGCCCGCTCGGCGTCGGCTTTCTGGCAGGCTACGGCTCGCACCTGCTGGCCGACGTTCCGCCAGCGGCGCTGGGCGGTGACTTTTCCGGCGCGACCTATCTCCTGTGGCCGGTCCTCGAGCCGCCACCGGAGGAGCCGGTCGCCGGCATCCTCGATGCCATCCTCAGCTACTACGAACTCGGGGCCTTCGAGTGGGTTCAGTTCGGCCTGTTCGCCGTCGGGGCCGTCGTCTGGTATCGCGACGGCATGCCGGGACTGGGGCTCGTGACCGCCCCGCTCGAGCGGTGGGTGACCGCGTAG